In the genome of Streptomyces sp. 846.5, the window TGTTCATGTAGTCGTTGTAGATCACCGGCAGCGCGTCCAGGTCCGGGTGCGGACGGCGCAGCAGCCTGCGGTAGGCGGTGAGGGCGCCGAAGGCGGCCTCGGCACCGCCGGACTCCACCACCGCGAGCGCGGCGGGGACGGTGCGGAACTCCTCCCCCGGCGCCAGCGGGCAGGTCCACTGGTGCCGGGCGTCATCGGGTCCGGCCAGTACCAGGTAGGCGCTGCGCCGGCGTTCGCCGAGCTCATAGCGCCAGCCGACGCTGGACTCGACCTGCCAGGCCCAGGCGCGGCCGGTATGACGCTCCGTCAGCACGCCCAGCGGCAGGCTGCCGGCCGTGGACCAGCTGCCCCGGGAGGAGCGCTCGAAGCAGCCGCGGCCGTCGTGGCCGCCGGCCGAGCGGTCCAGGTCGACCAGGTACTCGCGCAACGGCGCCTGCCGCCAACGGAGTTCGGCCAGCCAGTCGTTGTCGGCCCAGTGCAGGTCGAGATCGGCGGGCGAGCCCAGGCCGCCGAGGGCGAGCGTGCTCACCGACTCGATCCGCAGCGTGGTCGCGCTGTCGTTGCGCAGCAGCACCCGCGAGCGCAGCACCGGCAGGTCGGCCCGGGTGCGCAGCTCCACCTCCGCCGACAGCCCGCTCACCGGGTCGTCCAGCCGGACCCGCAGCCGGTCCCAGCCGTCCAGGCGGTCCAGCAGATGGCCCTGGTGCCGCATCCGCGCGCCGATGGCACTGTCGACGGACCGCTCCCCCGACCACTCGCGCCCGTGCCCGGTGGCGACGACCTCCACCAGCGGGACGAGTGCGTCCCACTCCGCCCCGGGCGCGCCGAACCGGACGCCTCCGCCCTCGGACAGCAGCACCTGAACGCCGAGCGTCTCGTGCGACCAGAGCACGGACCTCTCCCCCGTGCGAGCAACAGTTGTCAACGCGTGTTCTCCTTGCGTGCGTCCAGGACGGCCCTCAAGGCGTCCGCGCCTCGTTATGTGACCGATAACAATCTTGGCTTGCCGACAGCCGCCGACACAAGAGCCGTAACCTGGGCGTCGATCGCGCGATGGCCACGGCGGGGTGACGGTACAGACGTCCGCCGTCATCAGGAAGCCCAGGCGGTTTGACAATCCCGCAGTTCAGAGCGGAGATGACGATGCCGGCCCCCGCTCCGGCCCGGATCCGGCGGCAAAACTAATCGTGTCGGGGCTCTTGACGGTCTTCTTCTGTTATCGATAACTATGTGCCTACGTCACGGCGATGTTAACGCACACATCAATTCCCCCAAGGCTCGGGCGACCAGGGGAAACGCGTCTCGTACTCAGCCACGCCCACGCCACCATGCTCTGTCGCCAGGCCGCAGGGAGTAGTAATTGTGACCACCAACAGCCCAGGTCTCGCCACCGCGGGACCGACACTGTCGAAGCAGGACGCCCCCACCCCCGCGGTGGCGGCCCCCGCCCGACGGCCGAGGCGGATCCGCACGACCGTCGAGGCCTACCTGCTCATCGCTCCCAGCCTGGCGGGATTCCTGCTGTTCCTGCTGGTCCCCATCATCGGGGTGTTCGTCCTCAGCCTGTTCAGCTGGGACCTGGTCGGCACCCCGCAGTTCATCGGGCTCGCCAACTACCGCCGCCTGGCCGGCGACGGAGCGGCCTGGACGGCCGTCGGCAACACCATCTACTACGTGGCGCTCAACATCCCGGCGCAGACCGTGCTGGCGCTGGCGCTGGCCATAGCGCTGAACCGGAAGATGCGCGGCGCCAAGACGTTCCGGGTCCTGTTCGTCCTGCCCTGGATGGCGATGCCGGTGGCCCTCGGCATCATCTGGACCTGGGCCTTCGACCCGCGCCACGGGTCGGTCAACCACCTGCTGTCGCTGGTCGGGATCGTCGGCCCGAACTGGCTGACCTCCACCACCTGGGCCATGCCCGTGATCGCCTCGGTCAACATCTGGCAGTACACCGGCTACACCATGCTCTTCCTGCTCGCCGGACTGCAGGCGATCCCCGAGCAGATCTACGAGGCCGCCGCGGTGGACGGGGTCAACGCGGTGCAGCGGTTCTTCAAGATCACCCTGCCGCTGCTGCGCCCGTCGATGTTC includes:
- a CDS encoding sugar ABC transporter permease, which codes for MTTNSPGLATAGPTLSKQDAPTPAVAAPARRPRRIRTTVEAYLLIAPSLAGFLLFLLVPIIGVFVLSLFSWDLVGTPQFIGLANYRRLAGDGAAWTAVGNTIYYVALNIPAQTVLALALAIALNRKMRGAKTFRVLFVLPWMAMPVALGIIWTWAFDPRHGSVNHLLSLVGIVGPNWLTSTTWAMPVIASVNIWQYTGYTMLFLLAGLQAIPEQIYEAAAVDGVNAVQRFFKITLPLLRPSMFFVLITNVIGSFQLFDTVFVMTQGGPGTSTTTLNYYIYQQAFQLFHAGYAATLAIVLFLMILLVTAGQFLYFRKRTVYDFS